One stretch of Deinococcus taeanensis DNA includes these proteins:
- the map gene encoding type I methionyl aminopeptidase produces the protein MTITTEIELQGMQRAGQVVAQTLRTLKAAIRPGVTPAELDALAGQVFRHHGARSAPRMTYNAPVNVFISVNDDIVHGLPTRRALAAGDVVSLDVTPFVNGYIADAAVTVAVPPAAPVALRLIECTEAAFWAGVAAANAGRPVNAIGQAIEREVKRRGFTVLRELFGHGVGRALHEQPNVPNYYRAKDRQTLHKGLVIAVEPMVSTGRSPRVRTRRDGWTLSTTDGGLAAHFEHTVMITRDQPLILTA, from the coding sequence ATGACGATCACCACTGAGATTGAACTTCAGGGCATGCAGCGGGCCGGGCAGGTCGTCGCGCAGACCCTCCGGACCCTGAAGGCGGCCATTCGTCCGGGTGTGACGCCCGCCGAGCTCGACGCTCTGGCCGGACAGGTGTTCCGGCACCACGGGGCACGGTCGGCGCCCCGCATGACGTACAACGCCCCGGTGAACGTCTTCATCAGCGTGAACGACGACATTGTGCATGGCCTGCCCACCCGGCGCGCACTGGCCGCCGGGGACGTGGTGAGTCTGGACGTCACGCCGTTCGTGAACGGGTACATCGCGGACGCGGCGGTGACCGTGGCGGTGCCCCCGGCGGCCCCGGTCGCCCTGCGCCTGATCGAGTGCACCGAAGCGGCGTTCTGGGCGGGCGTGGCGGCGGCAAACGCTGGGCGGCCGGTGAACGCCATCGGCCAGGCGATTGAGCGTGAAGTGAAGCGGCGCGGCTTCACCGTTCTGCGCGAACTGTTCGGTCATGGCGTGGGCCGCGCGCTTCACGAGCAGCCTAATGTGCCCAACTACTACCGGGCGAAAGACCGCCAGACCCTGCATAAAGGGCTCGTGATCGCGGTGGAGCCGATGGTGTCCACGGGCCGGTCACCGCGCGTCCGGACGCGGCGTGACGGCTGGACCCTTAGCACCACGGACGGCGGCCTCGCCGCGCACTTCGAGCACACGGTCATGATCACCCGCGACCAGCCTCTGATTCTGACGGCCTGA